A genomic window from Winogradskyella sp. J14-2 includes:
- the cmk gene encoding (d)CMP kinase yields the protein MNKKIIIAIDGFSSTGKSTIAKQIAKQLNYIYVDTGAMYRAVTYFAMKNKLIGEDFFHSKKLIERLNEIHITFIFNEALGFAEVYLNGENIEKEIRTLEVSKYVSPVATISQVRQKLVEQQQLMGKDKGIVMDGRDIGTVVFPDAELKIFMTASAETRAQRRYKELLERGHNLSYDDVLENVTTRDRIDSTREDSPLVKADDAIEIDNSDLTIEEQIKTLLELAASKT from the coding sequence ATGAATAAGAAGATAATTATAGCCATAGATGGATTTTCTTCAACAGGTAAGAGTACCATTGCAAAGCAAATTGCAAAACAACTCAACTATATTTATGTTGATACAGGTGCTATGTATAGGGCTGTTACTTATTTTGCCATGAAAAACAAATTGATTGGAGAAGACTTCTTTCATTCTAAAAAACTCATTGAACGACTCAATGAAATACATATAACCTTTATATTTAATGAAGCGTTAGGGTTTGCCGAAGTCTACTTAAATGGTGAAAACATTGAGAAGGAGATTAGAACTCTAGAAGTCTCAAAATATGTAAGTCCCGTAGCAACAATTTCTCAAGTGCGTCAAAAATTAGTAGAGCAGCAACAATTAATGGGCAAAGACAAAGGCATTGTAATGGATGGTAGAGATATTGGCACTGTTGTTTTTCCTGATGCTGAGTTAAAAATATTTATGACAGCTTCTGCTGAAACCAGAGCGCAAAGACGTTATAAAGAATTATTAGAACGTGGTCACAACCTGAGTTATGACGACGTTTTAGAAAATGTAACCACAAGAGATCGTATAGACTCTACTAGAGAAGACTCACCTTTAGTGAAAGCGGATGATGCTATAGAAATTGATAATTCAGATTTAACCATAGAAGAGCAAATAAAAACACTT